From the Jilunia laotingensis genome, the window TGAATATACAATACTGGTAATAACTGATATTGCAAGACTATGTCTCACAATTGATTTAACAAGGTTTTTCATAATACGATTAATCTATTGGTTTTTAATATTCTGCTAAGATAAATGTAGTTTTTTATAAAAACAAACAATATTGATAATGTTTTTATAAAGTTATATAATAGTCTTGCATTTGTTTTATTATAGAAAGAATTCTAAATCAATGGGTGAATCATTTTATTTTTTATCTTGATTATAGAACTTTTTGGAGTAATAATAAAACATAGTTTGGTGTTAATCGTCAAATTGAATAGTTAAGAAAAAACTGTTATTTTTTTTGGTATTATTAAATGATAAATTATTAATAAAAATGGTGTGGAGGTATAGAAAAAATAGTGAGAACTATAAAAATAGAAAACTCTATAAATATAGAATCAGCGATCATATTCTTTATATATTTCCAGAAAAGAGGGTCAGAGGATAGTAAAAAAAACAGGTATTTGCTCTTTTTATTCTTAATGATTTTATTTTGATTTATGCAGAAATAGAGTAACAAAAGATTTTTCAGAGTAGATTGAATATTGTCCTTTTTACTGTTTTTTCGCGCTGTATTAATCAATTTAATAGAAAAACTTATGGTAATAGCTTATTTAAGAGTAAGTACGGAAAAGCAATTTTTAGCGAATCAAAAGGAAGAAATTTTAAGATTTGCTGAAAAAAATGGACTGACCATTGATAAATGGTACACCGAGACGGTGAGTGGAAGTGTAAGCACAAAAGAACGAAAATTAGCACCGCTATTGAAACAGATGAAACCTGGGGATACATTGGTTGTAACTGAGATTTCGAGGTTAAGTCGTACGTTACTGGAAATCATGACAATCTTGAATTTATGTATCAAAAAGCAAGTCGTGCTATACAGCACGAAAGAAGGATACGTATTTCAGAATGATATTAATAGTAAAGTACTGGGGTTCGCTTTTGGTTTGATGGCTGAAATTGAACGTAACTTGATTTCTATGCGTACCAAAGAAGCATTGGCAAGACGTAAGCAAGAGGGAATAGCATTAGGAAGAAAAAAAGGAGATAATCCTAAATTGCAGGTTCTTCATGATAACAAGAGATATATTTTGAAACAAGCTAAAGGTGGGCAGAAACATGCAAAGCTGGCTCGTGAGTTTGGAGTTTCCAGAACTACTATGTTCCGGTTTTTAAAAGCGCAGGGAGTCGTAAATTAATATTTTTATCAGGTATTAAATAAGGTGGGCAAAAAGGTGTTCCAATGATTTTGAAAGTAAAAATCGCTCTTACTACCGGATGAATTGCGCTCAAAAAGCTGGATACATAACTTTAGGAGTACAGTTCATAACTATAGTAAGGGCGATTCTGTAAATTAAATATTACTTGGGTATACTTACATGTCTACTCTTCTTCTTTTCCTCTTTTATGCAAATTTTTTAGTTCAAACGAGAGCATGATTCTAAAGAAACCGATTATAAGGAAAGTAAATGAGATCATATAGATCGCGTATAAAGCACCGACTGCAGGTTGCCATAGAATGATTAAAGAGCAAAGTATTGCAAGTATGCCAAAAGCCATGTACCAGCCCCAATCACGGGTACCATAGCGTTTAAGGTCCATTGAGTAGCCTGTGGCTGAGAAGCCGCGGAACATCAACCAGAATGCGATAAGGAATGGAATTACTTCCATGCTGACCATTGGGTACGCAACCAGATATATACCTATAAGAAGATCGATTATACCTCCCGCCAGGTACCATCCCCAACTGGATACATGTTTATTGCTTATTGCAAACAGAATTTCGAGAATACCACTGATTAGCATAGAAATGCTGAATATAATACTAAGCGCTACATAGCTGCTCAGGGGAGCAAACATAAGGCAAATGGCAACACCGATATACAAAATACCTAAAAGGAGGGATACCCACCAGTTTTTCACTGATTGTTGAAGCCCGTCAAATACTGTTTTCATACGATTGTAATTTTTTGAATTGATACTATATATTTGTTAGGGGAGTAACAAACCTAACAGAAAAAGGTTTGATTTATTTATTGATCGTTTATCATTTATCTTTAATCACTGATCGAGTGAACTAATTAAGTACTTCCATTGTTCTATACATATATGGTGTAGAAATACACATTATTATAATATAAATAGTAGATAACTAAATAATAAATTTCCTTATGGCAACAACAAATTTCAAAGGACAACCGGTGAAGATTATCGGTGAATTCATTCAAGTAGGCAAAGTAGCTCCAGATTTCGAGCTGGTAAAAACTGATTTATCTTCTTTTTCTCTTAAAGATTTAAAAGGTAAAAATGTAATTCTAAATATTTTCCCGAGTCTTGACACGAGTGTATGCGCAACGTCAGTACGTAAATTCAACAAATTGGCAGCAGGAATGAAGGATACGGTAGTGTTGGCTATATCAAAAGATTTACCTTTTGCACATGCCCGTTTTTGTACTACTGAAGGCATCGAAAATGTGATACCATTGTCAGATTTCCGCTTTTCCGATTTTGACGAGAGCTACGGAGTGCTGATGGCAGATGGTCCGCTTGCCGGATTGTTGGCGCGTGCTGTGGTAGTTGTTGGAAAAGATGGTAAGGTGGCTTATACTGAGCTTGTTCCGGAGATTACGCAAGAACCCGATTATGACAAGGCATTGGCTGCAGTGAAAGAATAATTATTGCAGAGTTAGAGATCCGTATCTTTTGCCTAAAGTGTGAGTTACGGGGTTATAAAATTTTGGACCTAATAGGGACTGGTTATTAAGTATAGCGATCTGCTATACTTACAGTTCTTGTTAGGTTGTGTTTTTTTAGACTCAATTTAACCTAAACGAAAATGAATAAAAAACAAATCCTATTCGTTGCCCTTGCACTCTTGGGCAGTGAAGCTTTGGTGGCCCAAACAGAGCAAGCAGAAAATACTTCTCCCTGGACAAGGGAAGGGTATGTCGGGCTAAAATTGACTCAGGTAAGTTTGACAAACTGGTCGGCTGGCGGTGATAACTCAGTCGCTTTTGATTTACAAGGTACGTATCAAGCCAATTATAAAAAAGGTAAACATTTGTGGAACAATCGTCTTGAATTGGCCTACGGTTTGAATAAAACCGGTGAAGATGGTGTCAGGAAGGCTAATGATAAAATATATATGAATACCAATTACGGGTATTCAATTGCGAAGAATTGGTATGCGAGTGCGTATGCTACATTTCAAACTCAGTTTTCTCCGGGATACGATTATAAAGTGAGTAAGGACATTTCTGTTTCCGAATTTATGTCACCGGCTTATTTAACTACTGGCTTGGGGTTTACTTATGAGCCGAATAAGATCTTTACAGTCATGCTATCACCGGCTTCTTGGCGTGGCACATTTGTCTTGAATGACCGCTTGTCAGATGAAGGTGCTTATGGAGTAGATCCAGGAAAACATCTGCTATCCGGTTTCGGGGCAAACTTGAAGGGAGAGGTAAGGTATGAATTTATGCAGAATATGACCGTTTATTCCCGTTTGGACTTGTATTCGGACTATTTACATAAACCTCAGAATATTGATGTGAATTGGGAAGTACAACTGAATATGGCAATCAATAAATGGTTCTCAACGACCTTGACAACCAATTTGGTATACGATGATGATGTGAAAATTACTCAAAAAGACGGTACTAAAGGGTCGCGAGTGCAATTTAAAGAAATCTTAGGAGTAGGCTTACAGTTTAATTTTTGATTGATATATTTAATTTTATCGAGGTATTAAAAATGTGCCAATTAACTACATGGACATTCCATGTGGTAATTGGCACATTTGATGAAAATATATTTATTTCTTCTTCATTCCTTTATACAAGAGGAATCCTACGATAAATACACCTACTGCTATAAAGAAGTAACCTAATTCATGGCTGTATTCCGTAACCCGAGCCAGTAGTTGTTCTTCACTTTCAATACCGGGAACAGACGCCAGATTATAACCTATAATTGCCAGAATGGAATTCCATAAGCCTGCTCCAAGCGTAGTATACAGAAGAAATGTAGACAATTTCATTTTTGCTAATCCGGCGGGAATAGAAATAAGTTGCCGTACAGCAGGGATTAAGCGGCCAATAAAAGTTGAAAGGGCACCATGCTTATCAAAATAAGTTTCCGCATGTTCTACTTTTGCTTGATCGATCAGGCACATATGCCCGAAACGACTGTTGGCGAACTTGTATATAAGAGGACGCCCCAGCCAGTATGCCAGATAATAATTTATAAGCGCACCGATATTGGCACCGATCGTAGAAAACAATACAACCAAATATACATTCATCTCATCATTCACCGCAGCTTTGTACGCGGCAGGGGGTACAACAACCTCGGACGGAAAGGGAATAAAGGAACTTTCAATGGCCATCAACAAAGTTATAGTCCAATAATTAAGGTGGTCGAGACACCATTGTATAAATGCTACAGATTCCATTTGTTCTAATTCTGAATTCTAGTTATATGATATATGATTTCTGATTAATTTATTTTTTCTTTTGATGCTTTTCTTTTTTTGCAGGTTTTTTGTCATCTTCCGAACACTCCTTTACTTCATCTATGAATTTTTCAAGATCCTTTAAAAGATAACGATCTCCGGTTTTTAAGAGGCTCGCGTGGAAAGTATCCAGATTCAAAGGGCTTTCAGATAACTGATTGTATTTATAGAATGCTTTATGATCTCTGAGAATCATGCATACTGTGGCAAGAAGACCATTGATTCCCGGATAATCAGGATCGTCTTCGCGAGCCTGTTCAAAGCATTGGCGGGCGTTTTCCACCATACCGTAATCAAGACTGAAATTGCCGATCTGGACCAACGTTTCCGGTTCAGGTGCAAGGTTCAATGCGTGTCGCCAACATTCTTTGGCTTCATCAAATTTATCTTCTTCCAGATAAATTTGACTATCCTGTAAATAGATATCTACACTATCGGGAATAATTTTTTTTGCTTTTTCGAAAATTAAATGGGCTTCTTCAAGTTTTCCTAATTTTGAAAGGCATTTGGCTTGGCCTGAATATAAATCTACAAGAATGGGTGAGTTCTCATTGGGAATACTTTTCAAAGCTTTTCCATAATTTTCGTAGCTAAGTTCCCATTTTTCCATATTAGTATAGGCCAGTCCGATGAACATATAGGTCAGATCAGGTGGGAGACTTTTACATTGAAGAGCTTTACTGTATTCTTCGATTGCATCCTCATTGTTTTCTATTTGAAGCAGACTATGAGCCTTTATCGTATGGGCTTCTCCAAAATTTTCATCGGCTGTCAATGCAAAATCACATGCTTCAATCGCTTTAGCGAAGTCCATCGTGTCGAAATGGCATTTAGCTAAACCTGTCCAATAGGTAGGATTATAGGGATTTTTATCGATTAATCTATTATAAAAATCGATCGCTTGTTCATACTCATTTTCACTGCGGTAACAATCTGCCATGACCGCTAGAAATTCTTCTTCCTCTTTGTATTTGTCATATCCGCGTGTGAGCCACGGTAAGGCTTTTTCGGGATAATCCATATCAATATAAAGATAGGCTATATCAATGATGTTTTTTAGATCGTCTTTTTCTTCGATAGATTCCAATTCCTTTTCTGCATCCTCCAGTTTACCTTCGGTAAGCAATATTTCTGCTTTTAGAAGTTTTACTTCCGATTCATAGGTCTCATTGATACATTCGGCTACATTTTTAGCCTTGGCAAATTGCATTGTGTCCAGATACAGATAAGCTTGTTCTACAAGAAGGTCTGTATGTCCCGGATGCAATTCCAAGCCATAAGTGATAACTTCCTGGGCATCCTCGAAACGGCGTTCTGTTGCATATTTATCAGCTATATCCGCCAGTTGGTCTCCGTCCATGTAGACTTGTCTATTGTTAGCTTTTGCCGTTTCATAACTGGCAATAAGTTCATTTAATTCTTGTCCTTTGTCCGAAGACGAGTTTTTTCTAATCATTTATTTAAAAATTGGGTATTTATATGAAAAACCGGCTGCACTCCGGATAACGTTGTGCAGCCTGTCTTTCAATTCTTAATTTTAAAAGTATCTTTCAAGCCTACTGTACGATTGAAGATCATTTTATCGGAAGTAGAATCTTTATCTACATTGAAGTAGCCGATACGTTGAAATTGCAAGTAGGAGAGAGGTGGCATGGTAGCAACGAACTTTTCTACATAACAATTGGTGAGGATATTCAATGAATCGGGATTGATCATCTCTTTCATTGCTTCCAAGGCGTCACAATTCTTAGCTTCACGAATGGCAGCCAATTCATCTCGTGGATTCTCTACTTTCCAGAGCCGGTCATAAAGCCGTACCTCAGCTTTCAGGCAGTGGGCGCAACTTACCCAGTGCAACGTTCCTTTTACTTTGCGGTTGGCATCGGGCATCCCGCTTTTTGTGTGCGGATCGTACTCGCAATATACTTCGGTGATTGTTCCGTTCTCATCTTTTTTACAACCTGTGCATTTTACAATGTATGCATTCTTCAGTCGTACCTCCTGTCCCGGAGTCATGCGGAAGTATTTTTTCGGAGCGTCTTCCATAAAGTCTTCGCGTTCCATCCACAACTCCCGGCTGAATTCAATCGTATGACTGCCCGCTTCAGGGTCTTCCGGATTATTGATGGCTTCCAGTTCTTCTACCTGTCCTTCCGGATAATTGGTAATAATAAGTTTTACCGGATTCAGGACTGCGGAAACACGGGTGGCACGGGTGTTGAGATCTTCGCGGACAGCACTTTCCAGCAATGCGAACTCGTTGAGCGCATCATAGGTCGTGTATCCGATTTTATCCACGAATTTGCGAATGGATTCCGGAGAATAACCACGACGACGGAAACCGCAGATTGTCGGCATACGAGGATCGTCCCAACCGTTTACCAACCCTTCTTTTACAAGCGTAAGCAAGTTACGTTTGCTCATCAGGGTGTAACTGAGGTTGAGTTTATTGAACTCATATTGGCGTGGACGGTTGTCTTTAAGATCTTTACCTTCTTTCAACCAATCGATGAAAAGGTCATATAGCGGACGATGCACCACAAACTCAAGCGTACAAAGCGAATGGGTGACACCCTCGAAGAAGTCACTTTGACCGTGTGCAAAGTCATACATCGGATATGCTTTCCAGGTAGTGCCTGTACGGTGGTGAGGATGTTTTACGACACGATAAATAATCGGATCGCGGAAGTGCATGTTCGGATTTGCCATATCTATTTTGGCACGAAGCACCATAGCCCCTTCTTCTATTTCACCGCTGTTCATTTTTTCAAACAGTCTGAGGTTTTCTTCCATCGGGCGGTTGCGGTAAGGGCTTTCGACACCCGGTTGAGTCGGAGTGCCTTTTTGTGCTGCGATCTGTTCGGAAGTTTGTTCGTCAATATAGGCTTTGCCTTCCTTTATAAGTTGCACGGCAAAGTCCCAGAGTTGCTGGAAATAATCGGAAGCATAATAAACGTTTTCCCATTCAAATCCAAGCCATTTAATATCTTCTTCGATGGCTTCTACATACTCCATATCCTCTTTGGTGGGATTTGTATCATCGAAACGGAGGTTACATACGCCTCCATGACGGGCGGCAAGACCGAAATCAAGGCAAATCGCTTTGGCATGTCCGATATGAAGGTAGCCGTTCGGTTCGGGCGGGAAACGAGTTTGTACTCTTCCTCCGTTTTTGCCTTCTTTCAAATCATTCTCAACAATTTGCTCAATAAAGTTGAGGCTTTTCTTTTCACCGCCAACTTCTTCGATTTTAATATCTGTCATATCTTAAGTATTTACTCTGTATTTAAGGCTACAAAAGTATGATATTTTTTTTGTATAACCTTATTTCACCGGAATATATCCACTCTTTTTAATTATATCCTGTCCCTCGGTGGACAGGATAAAGTCCATCAATGGAGCGACGTCCCCTTTATTACGGGCATTGTAGTAATAGTAGAGCGGACGAACGATGGGATATGTTTTGTTAGTGGCATTCTCAACACTCGGTTCGGCATAAGGCTTGCCGTCATAAGATACGGATAAGGTTTTGATCCGAGGTGATACATAGGCAAGTCCTACATAACCGATGGCGCCTTGTGTCTGGCTGACTGATTGTATGATTGCGCCCGTAGCCGGCATGGATAAACTACCAGGCATGTAATTTTTGTTTTTAAGGACGCTTTCTTTGAAAAACTCGTAGGTTCCGGAGGACGTTTCGCGGGAATAAACGACTATTTTACGATCTTCTCCGCCCACTTGTTTCCAATTGGTGATTTTACCGCGGAAGATATCTTCCAGTTGCTTGCGTGTCAGTTGTTTGACCGGATTTGAAGGATGTACGATCACCGCAAGCGCATCGTAAGCGACAATGGTTTCTTCTATATCTTGTTTGGCTGCCTTCGCTTTCATCTTTTCACTGAACTTGATGGGGCGTGATGCCATGGCGATGTCAGTCGTGTTATCCAGAAGGGCGGAAATGCCGACCCCCGTTCCACCTCCTGTCACCGTGACACGTGCATCCGGATTCTTGTTCATGAACCGTTCAGCGGTTTGCTGGGCTATCGGAAGCAACGTGTCGCTTCCCTTGATGCGTTGGGCGTAAAGTGTGCCGGATAGCATCCAACACAGGAGAAAGAGAGCTGTTATTTTCATCTATTTACTTTTTTACTGTTAGTACTGCAAATTAAGGAAAGAAGTATTACATTCCTATTACAAATCTCATCCCTATAATGTTTGTAATATGAATGTAATGCTTTTGAAACATTTCCTTCAAACATTGTTCACACCCCCTTAACATGAAACCTTTTTCTTTGCACATATAATCAATAGGTATGAAGAAGATTTTTGAAAAGATCATAGAAGGACTGCTTACTTGCAGCGGATTTATCACAAGCATCACGATCTTGCTGATTATACTTTTCCTTTTCACGGAAGCTTTCGGCCTGTTCCACA encodes:
- the tpx gene encoding thiol peroxidase; translation: MATTNFKGQPVKIIGEFIQVGKVAPDFELVKTDLSSFSLKDLKGKNVILNIFPSLDTSVCATSVRKFNKLAAGMKDTVVLAISKDLPFAHARFCTTEGIENVIPLSDFRFSDFDESYGVLMADGPLAGLLARAVVVVGKDGKVAYTELVPEITQEPDYDKALAAVKE
- a CDS encoding master DNA invertase Mpi family serine-type recombinase; the encoded protein is MVIAYLRVSTEKQFLANQKEEILRFAEKNGLTIDKWYTETVSGSVSTKERKLAPLLKQMKPGDTLVVTEISRLSRTLLEIMTILNLCIKKQVVLYSTKEGYVFQNDINSKVLGFAFGLMAEIERNLISMRTKEALARRKQEGIALGRKKGDNPKLQVLHDNKRYILKQAKGGQKHAKLAREFGVSRTTMFRFLKAQGVVN
- a CDS encoding glutamine--tRNA ligase/YqeY domain fusion protein, with amino-acid sequence MTDIKIEEVGGEKKSLNFIEQIVENDLKEGKNGGRVQTRFPPEPNGYLHIGHAKAICLDFGLAARHGGVCNLRFDDTNPTKEDMEYVEAIEEDIKWLGFEWENVYYASDYFQQLWDFAVQLIKEGKAYIDEQTSEQIAAQKGTPTQPGVESPYRNRPMEENLRLFEKMNSGEIEEGAMVLRAKIDMANPNMHFRDPIIYRVVKHPHHRTGTTWKAYPMYDFAHGQSDFFEGVTHSLCTLEFVVHRPLYDLFIDWLKEGKDLKDNRPRQYEFNKLNLSYTLMSKRNLLTLVKEGLVNGWDDPRMPTICGFRRRGYSPESIRKFVDKIGYTTYDALNEFALLESAVREDLNTRATRVSAVLNPVKLIITNYPEGQVEELEAINNPEDPEAGSHTIEFSRELWMEREDFMEDAPKKYFRMTPGQEVRLKNAYIVKCTGCKKDENGTITEVYCEYDPHTKSGMPDANRKVKGTLHWVSCAHCLKAEVRLYDRLWKVENPRDELAAIREAKNCDALEAMKEMINPDSLNILTNCYVEKFVATMPPLSYLQFQRIGYFNVDKDSTSDKMIFNRTVGLKDTFKIKN
- a CDS encoding HdeD family acid-resistance protein, which translates into the protein MKTVFDGLQQSVKNWWVSLLLGILYIGVAICLMFAPLSSYVALSIIFSISMLISGILEILFAISNKHVSSWGWYLAGGIIDLLIGIYLVAYPMVSMEVIPFLIAFWLMFRGFSATGYSMDLKRYGTRDWGWYMAFGILAILCSLIILWQPAVGALYAIYMISFTFLIIGFFRIMLSFELKNLHKRGKEEE
- a CDS encoding tetratricopeptide repeat protein, which produces MIRKNSSSDKGQELNELIASYETAKANNRQVYMDGDQLADIADKYATERRFEDAQEVITYGLELHPGHTDLLVEQAYLYLDTMQFAKAKNVAECINETYESEVKLLKAEILLTEGKLEDAEKELESIEEKDDLKNIIDIAYLYIDMDYPEKALPWLTRGYDKYKEEEEFLAVMADCYRSENEYEQAIDFYNRLIDKNPYNPTYWTGLAKCHFDTMDFAKAIEACDFALTADENFGEAHTIKAHSLLQIENNEDAIEEYSKALQCKSLPPDLTYMFIGLAYTNMEKWELSYENYGKALKSIPNENSPILVDLYSGQAKCLSKLGKLEEAHLIFEKAKKIIPDSVDIYLQDSQIYLEEDKFDEAKECWRHALNLAPEPETLVQIGNFSLDYGMVENARQCFEQAREDDPDYPGINGLLATVCMILRDHKAFYKYNQLSESPLNLDTFHASLLKTGDRYLLKDLEKFIDEVKECSEDDKKPAKKEKHQKKK
- a CDS encoding DedA family protein is translated as MESVAFIQWCLDHLNYWTITLLMAIESSFIPFPSEVVVPPAAYKAAVNDEMNVYLVVLFSTIGANIGALINYYLAYWLGRPLIYKFANSRFGHMCLIDQAKVEHAETYFDKHGALSTFIGRLIPAVRQLISIPAGLAKMKLSTFLLYTTLGAGLWNSILAIIGYNLASVPGIESEEQLLARVTEYSHELGYFFIAVGVFIVGFLLYKGMKKK
- a CDS encoding phosphate ABC transporter substrate-binding protein; amino-acid sequence: MKITALFLLCWMLSGTLYAQRIKGSDTLLPIAQQTAERFMNKNPDARVTVTGGGTGVGISALLDNTTDIAMASRPIKFSEKMKAKAAKQDIEETIVAYDALAVIVHPSNPVKQLTRKQLEDIFRGKITNWKQVGGEDRKIVVYSRETSSGTYEFFKESVLKNKNYMPGSLSMPATGAIIQSVSQTQGAIGYVGLAYVSPRIKTLSVSYDGKPYAEPSVENATNKTYPIVRPLYYYYNARNKGDVAPLMDFILSTEGQDIIKKSGYIPVK
- a CDS encoding DUF3078 domain-containing protein — its product is MNKKQILFVALALLGSEALVAQTEQAENTSPWTREGYVGLKLTQVSLTNWSAGGDNSVAFDLQGTYQANYKKGKHLWNNRLELAYGLNKTGEDGVRKANDKIYMNTNYGYSIAKNWYASAYATFQTQFSPGYDYKVSKDISVSEFMSPAYLTTGLGFTYEPNKIFTVMLSPASWRGTFVLNDRLSDEGAYGVDPGKHLLSGFGANLKGEVRYEFMQNMTVYSRLDLYSDYLHKPQNIDVNWEVQLNMAINKWFSTTLTTNLVYDDDVKITQKDGTKGSRVQFKEILGVGLQFNF